In the Campylobacter showae genome, one interval contains:
- a CDS encoding GntP family permease → MSGIALIICFVIAVVVMIVLISKFGVHPFIAIMLVSLALAVVAGIDLVKVPAIIGEGFSGIFKSIGIVIILGALIGMALEKTGAALKLADMVVRCVGDKRPELAMLIMGWIVGIPVFCDSGFVVLDPIRRAIKEKIGANPVAMAVALSCGLYTSHVFIPPTPGPIAAAGLVGVGHNLLLVIAVGTVVSIPVLIAGYLFAKTIGAKVSLKEDLADVGKSYDEIIKEHGKLPCAFLSLAPIFMPILLMALGSVVSILKLKGSFANFVLFLGNPIIALGVGVLFAVILLAKTGKLGEFNFMTNETLKIVGPILFITAAGGVLGNVIAKAGFVEFMKANAHLIGTVGIFFPFVISAIIKTAQGSSTVALTTTASIMGLFTDSGSMMSALGLTSEMGAVLTVMAIAAGAMTVSHANDSYFWVVTNFSKMSPEQGYKTQTMLTFIMGIVGMATVWVASLVLL, encoded by the coding sequence ATGAGCGGTATTGCTCTCATCATCTGCTTCGTCATCGCGGTCGTCGTTATGATCGTGCTGATTTCTAAGTTCGGGGTTCACCCCTTTATAGCGATCATGCTCGTTTCGCTAGCTCTAGCCGTCGTTGCGGGTATCGACCTGGTCAAGGTTCCCGCGATCATCGGAGAGGGATTTAGCGGGATATTTAAAAGCATAGGCATCGTCATCATTCTGGGTGCGCTCATCGGTATGGCGCTGGAAAAGACGGGCGCGGCGCTAAAGCTGGCCGACATGGTCGTGCGCTGCGTAGGCGACAAGCGCCCCGAGCTAGCCATGCTAATCATGGGCTGGATCGTGGGTATCCCGGTCTTTTGCGATAGCGGCTTTGTGGTACTAGATCCGATCCGCCGCGCGATAAAGGAAAAAATCGGCGCCAACCCCGTAGCTATGGCCGTCGCGCTCTCATGCGGCCTATACACCTCGCACGTGTTTATACCGCCGACGCCTGGCCCGATAGCGGCCGCCGGACTCGTGGGCGTGGGACACAACCTACTGCTAGTCATTGCCGTGGGCACGGTAGTTTCGATACCTGTTCTCATCGCGGGCTATCTTTTCGCTAAGACTATCGGCGCAAAAGTGAGCCTAAAAGAAGACCTCGCCGACGTTGGCAAGAGCTACGACGAGATCATCAAAGAGCACGGCAAGCTGCCTTGCGCGTTTTTGAGCTTGGCACCGATTTTTATGCCGATTTTGCTGATGGCGCTGGGTTCGGTCGTGTCGATACTAAAGCTAAAAGGCTCGTTTGCGAATTTCGTTTTATTTTTGGGTAATCCGATCATCGCGCTTGGCGTTGGCGTGCTATTTGCCGTTATCTTGCTGGCTAAAACGGGCAAGCTGGGCGAATTTAACTTCATGACCAACGAAACGCTAAAGATCGTCGGACCGATCCTTTTCATCACGGCTGCTGGCGGCGTGCTAGGTAACGTCATCGCTAAGGCGGGCTTTGTAGAGTTTATGAAGGCAAACGCCCATCTCATCGGCACCGTTGGTATATTTTTCCCGTTTGTTATCTCTGCTATCATCAAGACCGCTCAAGGCAGTTCGACCGTGGCGCTTACGACGACGGCCTCTATCATGGGGCTTTTCACCGATAGCGGCTCGATGATGAGCGCGCTGGGGCTAACTAGCGAGATGGGTGCGGTGCTAACGGTGATGGCGATCGCTGCGGGCGCGATGACGGTTTCGCACGCTAACGATAGTTACTTCTGGGTCGTTACGAACTTTAGCAAGATGTCGCCGGAGCAGGGCTACAAGACTCAGACGATGCTTACATTTATAATGGGTATCGTAGGTATGGCGACGGTTTGGGTAGCGTCGCTGGTTTTGTTGTAA
- the menA gene encoding 1,4-dihydroxy-2-naphthoate octaprenyltransferase: MITAKALYASARLRSLPLSVSGVLLGSGAAYGAGVFRADIFALALLTTLLFQILSDYANDYGDAVKGTDDEGRLGPRRAIQTGQMSAEQMKRVIVATALLAAFSSFALSVLAFGERFYLVLLFLALGGASIYAAIRYTVGAGAYGYKGLGDVFVFLFFGLLSVLGSYFLYAQSLDAALLLPACACGMLSTAVLNLNNMRDIQNDALKGKRTIPVRIGLRAAKRYHYALIAGGASLMLCYSLLRGDSGVKLLYIASFVPLILHLFSVSKIRECRDFDGQLKVVALCTFAMSVLFFVGEILG; this comes from the coding sequence ATGATAACCGCAAAAGCTCTCTACGCATCAGCTCGCCTTAGATCGCTACCGCTTAGCGTCTCGGGCGTGTTGCTGGGCAGCGGCGCAGCATACGGTGCAGGCGTATTTAGAGCCGATATTTTCGCGCTTGCACTACTTACGACGCTGCTGTTTCAGATACTCAGCGACTATGCTAACGACTACGGCGACGCGGTAAAAGGCACCGACGACGAGGGCAGGCTGGGGCCGCGTCGCGCGATCCAAACGGGGCAGATGAGCGCCGAGCAGATGAAGCGCGTCATCGTCGCTACGGCGCTGCTTGCGGCGTTTTCGAGCTTTGCTCTAAGCGTTTTGGCGTTTGGCGAGCGGTTTTATCTCGTGCTACTGTTTTTGGCGCTAGGCGGCGCGTCGATATATGCCGCGATCCGCTACACCGTGGGCGCCGGCGCTTACGGATATAAGGGGCTTGGCGACGTTTTCGTATTTTTGTTTTTTGGACTGCTTAGCGTGCTGGGCTCGTATTTTTTATACGCGCAATCGCTCGATGCGGCGCTGCTGCTACCTGCGTGCGCATGCGGTATGCTTAGCACGGCCGTACTAAATCTAAACAATATGCGCGACATCCAAAACGACGCGCTCAAGGGCAAGCGCACGATCCCCGTGCGTATCGGGCTGCGTGCGGCCAAGCGCTATCACTACGCGCTGATCGCGGGCGGGGCGAGTCTGATGCTTTGCTACTCGCTTTTGCGCGGAGATTCAGGCGTAAAACTACTCTACATAGCGAGCTTTGTGCCGCTTATTTTGCACCTATTTTCCGTGTCGAAAATTCGGGAGTGTCGCGACTTCGACGGGCAGCTAAAGGTAGTCGCACTCTGCACATTTGCGATGTCGGTGCTGTTTTTCGTCGGGGAAATTTTGGGCTAA
- a CDS encoding YceI family protein, with amino-acid sequence MKKLIKFSLAAALVASFANAAVYEIDPAHSSVGFKIKHLSISKVSGNFGKFDAVIDYDKDTKELKALEATIETASVNTQNDKRDEHLRSVDFFNAAKFDKITYKMVKFEKESDTEGKVVGTLTMHGVTKPVVLKFELGGFTADKNGKEKIGFSLEGDTKRKLFEIGLDTSEITLSDKVELEIEVEAKEK; translated from the coding sequence ATGAAAAAACTCATCAAATTTTCGCTAGCTGCAGCGCTCGTAGCGAGCTTCGCAAACGCCGCGGTATACGAGATCGACCCGGCGCACAGCAGCGTCGGCTTTAAGATCAAGCACCTAAGCATATCAAAAGTCAGTGGAAATTTCGGCAAATTTGACGCCGTGATCGACTACGACAAGGATACAAAAGAGCTCAAAGCGCTCGAGGCCACCATCGAGACCGCCTCGGTAAATACGCAAAACGACAAGCGCGACGAACACCTACGAAGCGTGGATTTTTTCAACGCGGCAAAATTTGACAAAATCACCTACAAAATGGTCAAATTTGAGAAAGAAAGCGACACGGAAGGCAAGGTCGTGGGCACGCTCACGATGCACGGCGTCACTAAGCCCGTGGTGCTAAAATTCGAGCTTGGCGGCTTTACTGCGGATAAAAACGGCAAGGAAAAAATCGGCTTTAGCCTAGAGGGCGATACGAAACGCAAGCTCTTTGAGATCGGGCTAGACACCTCAGAGATCACGCTATCTGACAAAGTCGAGCTAGAGATCGAAGTCGAAGCCAAAGAAAAATAA
- a CDS encoding AMIN domain-containing protein, translated as MKIGKIWLLALACGLALGRENPFAPSGDVNASMASSNVVENLPPFEKQNFKFPADARNFISVTLKYKSLDGSIKEKTVDINKSISWQDEFLLSKIAVPVVVEKPDVSVTKEEPKAAAIDVAPKPTERNMTVQEPLKDVVIKPLEKPQPQKQIVYKQTKFEIYPMQIKILTTDEKLKDYSIDKGTKVVIDFASQTDVNTRKDELDCGAFKTALFGSHGKFYRVVFDLDGSYKHEIEKTQDGYLLKLSR; from the coding sequence ATGAAAATCGGTAAAATTTGGCTTTTGGCGCTGGCCTGCGGGTTAGCTTTGGGCAGAGAAAATCCTTTTGCGCCCTCGGGCGATGTAAACGCGAGCATGGCTAGCAGCAACGTCGTGGAAAATTTGCCGCCTTTTGAGAAGCAAAATTTCAAATTTCCCGCCGACGCTAGAAACTTCATCTCCGTCACGCTAAAATACAAAAGCCTCGACGGCAGCATCAAGGAAAAAACCGTCGACATAAACAAAAGCATCTCGTGGCAGGATGAGTTTTTGCTAAGCAAGATCGCAGTACCAGTCGTCGTAGAAAAGCCCGACGTCTCGGTCACTAAAGAGGAGCCAAAAGCCGCCGCGATAGACGTCGCGCCAAAGCCTACCGAGCGCAACATGACCGTGCAGGAGCCGCTAAAAGACGTCGTCATAAAGCCGCTTGAAAAGCCGCAACCGCAAAAGCAGATCGTCTATAAGCAGACGAAATTTGAGATCTATCCGATGCAGATCAAGATCCTCACGACCGACGAGAAGCTAAAGGACTACTCGATCGACAAAGGCACCAAGGTCGTGATAGACTTCGCCTCGCAAACGGACGTAAACACGAGAAAAGACGAGCTTGACTGCGGCGCGTTTAAAACGGCGCTTTTTGGCTCGCACGGTAAATTTTACCGCGTAGTTTTTGATCTCGACGGCAGTTATAAGCACGAGATCGAAAAGACGCAGGACGGGTATCTGCTAAAGCTATCTAGATAA
- a CDS encoding glycerate kinase, with protein MKILIAIDSFKGSLSSLEAGNAVKEGLKALAGETDEVVVKPIADGGEGSVVALADALDGEFIDVIVQNPLGEKIPARYALAGELGILEMASSSGLMLVEKERRNPMKTSTYGFGQMILHAISKGARKFIVGIGGSATNDAGTGMLSALGYEFFDENGELLEGKGENLIKITKISNKNVAPELQECEFLVACDVDNPLFGKNGAAYVYGPQKGADEQMVKDLDAGLISFASATSEHFSSEFWNFKGAGAAGGLGYGFVSYLNAKLKPGIDIIMEEIRLEEDVKSADLIITGEGRLDFQSSMGKTPTGVAKIAKKYGKPVIALAGSVSPCAGGCNENGIDAFFSVLNEPVSLEEAMDKQTATRNLKMTAQQALRLYLLGRKG; from the coding sequence ATGAAAATACTAATAGCAATTGACTCTTTCAAGGGCTCTTTGAGCTCCCTCGAGGCCGGCAACGCCGTAAAAGAGGGTCTCAAAGCCCTAGCCGGCGAGACCGATGAGGTGGTGGTAAAACCTATCGCAGACGGCGGCGAGGGTAGCGTGGTGGCGCTAGCGGATGCGCTAGATGGCGAGTTTATCGACGTCATCGTACAAAATCCTCTCGGCGAAAAGATCCCCGCCAGATACGCGCTAGCAGGCGAGCTGGGCATCCTCGAGATGGCGTCTTCCAGCGGGCTCATGCTGGTGGAAAAAGAGCGCCGAAACCCGATGAAAACGAGCACTTACGGCTTTGGGCAGATGATTTTGCATGCTATTAGCAAGGGCGCGCGTAAATTTATCGTGGGTATCGGCGGCAGCGCGACGAATGACGCCGGCACGGGTATGCTAAGCGCGCTTGGATACGAGTTTTTTGACGAAAACGGCGAGCTGCTCGAGGGTAAAGGCGAAAACCTCATAAAAATCACAAAAATCTCAAATAAAAACGTAGCCCCCGAGCTGCAAGAGTGCGAATTCCTCGTGGCTTGCGACGTGGATAACCCGCTCTTTGGCAAAAACGGCGCGGCCTACGTCTACGGCCCGCAAAAGGGCGCGGACGAGCAGATGGTAAAGGATCTAGACGCTGGGCTTATTAGCTTTGCGAGTGCCACGAGCGAGCACTTTTCGAGCGAATTTTGGAACTTCAAGGGCGCGGGCGCGGCAGGCGGGCTAGGGTACGGGTTTGTGAGCTACCTAAACGCCAAACTAAAGCCCGGCATCGACATCATCATGGAGGAAATCCGCCTCGAAGAGGACGTGAAAAGCGCTGATCTAATCATCACCGGCGAGGGACGACTGGACTTTCAAAGCTCGATGGGCAAGACACCGACTGGAGTGGCCAAGATCGCCAAAAAATACGGCAAACCCGTCATCGCGCTAGCGGGCAGCGTGTCGCCGTGCGCGGGCGGCTGTAACGAAAACGGCATCGATGCGTTTTTTAGCGTATTAAACGAGCCCGTGAGCCTAGAAGAGGCGATGGATAAGCAAACCGCGACGCGCAATCTCAAAATGACGGCCCAGCAGGCATTGAGGCTATATTTGCTAGGGCGTAAGGGGTAA